In Halichondria panicea chromosome 17, odHalPani1.1, whole genome shotgun sequence, a single window of DNA contains:
- the LOC135351650 gene encoding reelin domain-containing protein 1-like: MKLLVCTSLLLCSMVLLVECYSTGAPEGTCNTLAPNPIKHEAGLQTIQSPYVLDIETFTDGKGGYHYEPGKTYRLTLLGVDQHPFKGFFVEARAMTANGKTAAAGKFSVIPGDSVSRLSSCSVPTDGITHKSAVEKVAVTFEWTAPKPGVGSIPFEFSVVQVKKIYWAHQMTALIKQKPSAISASVQSLSVDKMTLLQAIIAKLLTRN, from the exons ATGAAGCTGCTGGTCTGTACCTCCTTGCTGTTGTGCTCCATGGTACTCTTGGTGGAGTGTTACTCTACTGGTGCTCCAGAAGGAACATGCAACACTCTCGCTCCAAACCCCATAAAGCATGAAGCAGGTCTCCAAACAATACAAAGTCCTTATGTCCTTGACATTGAAACCTTCACTGATGGCAAAGGTGGCTACCATTACGAACCTGGAAAAACTTATCGAT TGACTCTGCTTGGAGTGGACCAGCATCCTTTCAAAGGGTTCTTTGTGGAGGCTCGAGCGATGACAGCCAATGGTAAAACAGCGGCGGCTGGGAAATTCAGCGTGATACCAGGAGACTCAGTGAGCAGACTCAGCAGTTGCTCTGTCCCTACC gatggGATCACACACAAATCTGCTGTGGAAAAGGTAGCTGTAACTTTTGAGTGGACTGCGCCTAAACCGGGAGTGGGAAGCATTCCGTTTGA GTTTTCAGTTGTTCAAGTGAAGAAGATTTACTGGGCACACCAGATGACTGCTTTGATCAAGCAAAAGCCAA GTGCCATCAGTGCATCAGTGCAATCACTATCTGTGGATAAGATGACTCTGCTTCAAGCTATAATTGCAAAGCTTTTGACAAGAAATTAA